A segment of the Candidatus Krumholzibacteriia bacterium genome:
TCCAACTCGGCCGCGTGGAGGCTCAGCACGGGCAGCACCATGTACATGCCGAGCAAGCGCAGCAGGTAGATCCCGGAAAGACCGAGGATCGTGCGGCGCTCGTGGGGCTGGGCCTCGCCGTTGGTGGCCGGATTGGTCACGCTCGTCCGTCCCGCATCATCCCCACCGGCGCGCGGGCGGTTCAGTTCTTCGCCTCGTTCACGGCTTCGATCAACGCCGGCACGACCTCGTGCAGATCACCCACGATGCCGTACGCGGCCTCCTGGAAGATCGCGGCGTTCGGATCCTTATTGATCGCGACCACGCATCCGGCCCCGCGCATTCCCACGAGGTGCTGGATCGCCCCGCTGATCCCCAGCGCGATGTACAACTTCGGCGCCACGACCTGCCCCGAACTGCCGATCTGCCGCTCGTGTTCGACCCATTCGCTGTCACAGGGCGGACGCGACGCGCCCACCGCACCCCCGAGAGCCTCGGCGAGATCGAACACGACCTCGAACTTGTCGGGATCGCCCACGCCACGACCGCCGGCCACGATGATGTCGGCCGCGGTGAGGTCGACCTCGCCCGCCTCGGCGGCCTTGACCTCCACCACGTTGCGCGTCGTGACGTCGGTCAGGTCCACCGAGAAGTCCTCGATGGAGGCCGGACCGTCCGCAGGTTGCACCGGAAAGGCCCCCTGCTGGACGCTGCAGAAGATCATGTCGTCACCCGCGGGCACGGTCCGGGCGTCGAGCTTTCCGTTGATGACCTTGCGGATGAAGACGGGCTTGCCGCTCTCGACGGCGATGCCGGTCACGTCGGGCACGAGCGCTCCGTCGTGGGCCGCGGCCAGACGTGGGAAGAAGTCGATGGCCTGGTAGGAGTGCCCCACCAACACCACCTTCGGCTGCACGTCGGCGATCACCTGCTTCAGCGATCCGACGTAGGCCTCGGGCGTGTACTGGGCGAGCTTCGCGTCGTGCACGCGCAGCATCTTCGCGCCACCACATCCGGCGAGGTCGTCGGCCATGCCGGCGGTGTCGTCGCCGAGCAGCACGCTCACGACCTGACCGCCGAGATCGTTCGCCACCGAGCGCGCGGCGGTCATGGCTTCCTTGCTGATTCCCTTCAGAGCACCGTCCCGGTGCTCACCGATCACGAGAACGTCGTTGCTCACGTTCGTCAGACCTCCTGTTGGCACCGTGGGCTCAAAGGACCTTGGCTTCCTGGATCAACTTCTCGACGAGCATCTTGGCAGCTTCCTTCGGCTCGCCCTCGATCATCGTGGCCTGGCTCGACTTCACGGGGAAGCCGACGCTCTCGATCGAGACCTTCGGTGTGAGGTCGGACTCGTCCAGACCGAGGTCGGCCAGCGACATCTTCTTCTGGGGCTTCGCGCCGGCCTGCATGATGCCCTTGAGCGAGGCATAGCGGACGTCGTTGATGCCGCTCTGCACTCCGAGCACGACCGGTGTCGGAACTTCGACCGTCTCGACCAGGTTGTTGTCGAGCTCGTGGGTGACCTTCAGGCCTCCGGCGGTGGCCTCGATCTCGAGGACGATCTGCACGTGGTGCATCCCGAGGCGCTCGGCCAACATGGGACCGACCGCGTTGTAGCTCAGGTCGTCGGATTGCTGGCCGGTGAAGATCACGTCGAAGGACTCGTCCTTCGCGGCCGCGGCCAGGGCCTTGGAGATGGTCAGGGCGTCGGCGCGGGCCAGGTCGTCGCTCTGGACGTGGATCGCGCGGTCGCAGCCCATGGCCAGCGCCTCCTTCACGCCCTTGCTCGCCCGCTCGCCGCCGAGCGAGAGGACGACCACTTCGCCCTCGCCGCTCTCCTTCAGGCGAAGCGCGGCCTCGATCGCGTAGCGGTCGCACTCGCTGATCGCGTACGCCAGGCCGTCCTCGACGATCCACTCGTCGCCGCTCGCCAGGCGCAGGCGCGCGTCCTTCTCGGGGACCTGTTTCACACAGACCAGGATCTTCATGAACACCTCGGCTCGTGTTGGTCTCGGTTCGGGTGGGCCGCCGGGTTCGGCTGCGGTCCGGGGCAGCGGGCCGGCGAGCGGCGGCGTGAGAGTATCCGGTGAGAGATCGGGCGGCCAGCGATGATCCGGCCCGGACGATCCGCCCGCCCGCATCCGACGATGGTAAACGGGGCGAACGATTCCGCCAACGCGCGAGACGCTGGAAAAAGGCCCGTCATGGGTCTAGGTTGTGCCCTCCGCCTCGGCGTGGCCAGGAGCCCCGCCGCGTCGAACCCGGCGGCTGCGCCGACCCCCGACGTGGAGCGACCATGGTCTTCGATCAGTTCAAGCAGCACCTTCCCGACATCGATCCCGGCGAGACCCAGGAATGGCTCGAGGCGCTCGAATCGGTCGTGCGCGCCTCGGGCTCGCAGCGGGCGCAGTTCCTGCTGTACAAGGTCCTGAAGCAGGCCCGCCTGCTGAACGTCGGTCTGCCGCAGACCGTCACCACCCGGCCGATCAACACGATCAGCCCGGAGCAGGAGCCGTGGTTCCCCGGAGACGAGGACATGGAGCGCCGGATCCGCCGGCTGATCCGGTGGAACGCGGCGGTCATGGTGACCCGGGCCAACGAGCGCAATCCCGGCCTGGGCGGGCACATCTCCACCTACGCGTCGTCGGCCAGTCTCTACGAGGTCGGCTTCAACCACTTCTTCCGTGGTAAGGACTGGCCCGGCGGGATCGGCGACGCGGTGTACGTGCAGGGACACGGCGCGCCCGGCGTCTACGCCCGGGCCTTCCTCGAGGGCCGGCTGTCCGAGTCGCAGCTCGAGAACTTCCGGATGGAGTCGAAGGGCGGCGGGCTCTCGAGCTATCCCCATCCGCGGCTGATGCCGGACTTCTGGGAGTATCCCACCGTCTCCATGGGACTGGGCCCCATCAACGCCGTCTACCACGCTCGCTTCCTGCGGTACCTCCACAACCGCGGCCTGGCCGACACTTCCGACGCCCGCGTCTGGTGCTACCTGGGTGACGGCGAGACCGACGAGCCCGAGTCCCTGGCCGCCCTCACCCTCGCCAGCCGCGAGGGCCTCGACAATCTGGTCTTCGTGATCAACTGCAACCTGCAGCGCCTCGACGGACCCGTGCGGGGAAACGGCCAGATCGTGCAGGAGCTCGAGGCCCGTTTCCGCGGTGCGGGATGGAACGTGGTGAAGGTGCTGCTCGGCCGCGAGTGGGACGACCTGCTGGCCCGCGACCCCGAGGGGCTGCTGGTCGAGCGAATGCGCAACGTGCTCGACGGCGACTGGCAGCGGATGGCGGTCGAGGGCGGCGCGACCATCCGCGAGGAGTTCTTCGGAGCCGATCCGCGTTTGAAGAAGGTCGTCGAGCACCTGAGCGACGATCAGCTCGAGCGCCTGCGCATGGGCGGGCACGACTACCGCAAGCTGTACTCGGCGTACTGGTACGCCTGTGAGCACCGGAACGAGCCCACGGTGATCCTCGCGCGCACGGTGAAGGGCTGGACCCTGGGCGAGGGCTTCGAAGCGCGCAACGTGACCCATCAGATGAAGAAGCTGGGCGAGGACGAACTGAAGGTCTTCCGCGATCGGCTGGAGCTGCCGATCACCGACGAGCAGATCGAGAACGCGCCCTACTACCACCCGGGCGACGACAGCCCCGAGGTGCAGTACCTGCACGACCACCGGCGCAACCTGGGCGGCGCCCTGCCAGAGCGCCGCAAGCGCAACTGGCGGGTGGAACTGCCGTCCGACGATCTGTACGCGGAGTTCCGCAAGGGGACGGGACCGAAGGTCCCGGTGTCCACGACCATGGCCTTCGTCCGCCTGCTCCGTGCCATGATGAAGGACGACGCCCTCGGCGACCGGATCGTGCCGATCATCCCCGACGAGGCGCGGACCTTCGGCATGGAGTCGCTGTTCCGCGAGTTCAAGATCTACGCGGCCAACGGTCAACAGTACAAGCCGGTCGACTGGAACGTCCTGCTCAGCTACACCGAGGGCCAGGACGGCCAGATCCTCGAGGAGGGGATCACCGAAGCGGGATCCATGGCCAGCTTCACGGCGGCCGCCACGAGCTACGCCACCACCGGCGAGCCCATGGTTCCCTTCTACATCTTCTACTCGATGTTCGGGTTCCAGCGGGTGGGCGACAGCATCTGGAGTCTGGCCGACAGCCGTGGCCGCGGCTTCCTGCTGGGTGCGACCTACGGACGGACGACCCTGAACGGCGAGGGCCTGCAACACCAGGACGGGCACTCGTTGCTCACGGCGACGACCGTGCCGAACTGCCTGGCCTACGATCCGGCCTTCCACTTCGAGACGGCCACCATCGTGCGCGAGGGTCTTCGGCGCATGTACCAGAACGACGAGGACGTCTTCTACTACCTGACCCTGTACAACGAGAACTACGAGATGCCCGACATGCCCGAGGGCGTCGAAGACGGCATCCTGAAGGGTCTCTACCGGTTCCGTCCCAGCCCGCTCGACGACGACGATGCTCCCCGGGCGCACCTGCTGGGCAGCGGCGTGATCCTGCAGCAGGTCCTGGAGGCCCAGAGGATCCTGGCCGAGGACTACGGAGTGGCCGCCACGGTCTGGAGTGCTCCGAGCTTCTCGGAGCTGCGCCGCGATGCACTGACGGTGGAACGGGCGAACCGCCTGTCCCCGGATCGCGAGCCACAGGTGCCCTACGTGACGAGCTGCTTCGCCGACGAAGCGACGGGCACGCCGGTGGTCGCCGCGACCGATTCGATGAAGTCGGTGGCCGATCAGGTGGCTCGGTGGATCCCGCTCCCGTTCACAGCGCTCGGCACCGACGGCTTCGGCCGCAGCGACACCCGCGAGAACCTACGTCGCTTCTTCGAGAACGACACCGCCAACGTGGTCTACGCGACCCTGATCGAGCTCGCCCGGGTCGATCGCGTTCCGCTCGAGATCGCGCTGAAGGCGCGGGATCGATTCGAGATCGATCCGGACCGACCGGATCCGGCGCACACCGACGAGGTGCGACCGCGAGAACCCGCCTCGTCGAACGCCGGCGCGCGGAAGAAGAAGTCCGGCTCGTCGCGCGGGAAGCGGAAGACCACGTCGAAGGGTTGATCGGGGGCGGTCCCTGCCGGGGAATCAGCGCTGGGCGTCACCGGTCACAGCGCTGGTCCCGGCCTCGTCGCGCACCGAGCGGCCGGCGAGCCAGGTCTCCAGTCGCCGTTCGGCCACGTTCCGCATCGTGCGTCCCACCGACAGGTAGGCCCGCGAGGCGGGGAAGATCGACTCGTTGCGCACGAAGTCGAAGGCTCCGGTGCGCCCGCCTCCCGACCGGTTGTAGCCGAAGCCGAGCCCGACGTGGTCACGTCCGTCGCGGAACACGAAGAAGCCGGTGAGTTCCACGTCGTCGAGCTTGCCGCCCATGATGCGGTCGAGCCAGCCGTCGATGTCCATCTCGACCGAGCCCCGGCTCAGGACGAAGAGGTGGGCGTCCCGCACGTCGACGGTCAGCGTTCCCTCGTCACCGCGATCGAACTCGAAGTGCCGATCGCCGATCTCCCAGTGGAGCATCTCGATCACCGGTGCGAAGCGCATCTCGCCCGGATGGTAGCCCAGGATCGAGTAGGGAATGTCGAAGCGGGTGGTCTCGCCCATGGTGATCCGGACGAGGGCGTCGGCCCCGTCCTCGACCGGCCACCGTTCCATCGTGGCCACGGCGTCGTAGGGCATCTTCGACCCGCCCTCGGCGGTCACCAGCGAGTCGAACCACGCCGTGTCGACCGACCCGTACAGGTCGCGCTCGAGCACCGACAGCATGAAGGCGAAGACCGGGTCGAAGACGTCCTCGGAGAGCGTCGCGACCGTGGGCTCGTAGGATCCGTCGTCCTCGAGTTCGAAGACCGCGGCATCGGTGGACAGCGCCGCCAGGCCCAGGGCCAGGGCGACGACGATCGCGATCCGGTCAGGTGCGCGGAAGCGCATGCAGCAGTTCCTGGTTCGTCGCGTGTTTGGCGAGGAGTTTCAGCAGACCCTCCATGGCGCGGTCGGGCGGCATGGACGAGAGCACCCGGCGGACCTTGTGGATCAGCTCGAGCGTCTCGAGGTCGTACAGCTTCTCCTCCTTGCGGGTTCCCGACTTCGCGATGTCCAGGGCGGGGAAGATGCGCTTCTCGAACAACTGCCGCGACAGGACGATCTCGGTGTTCCCGGTTCCCTTGAACTCCTGGAAGATCACCTCGTCCATGCGCGAACCGGTGTCGACGAGCGCGGTACCGAGAATGGTGAGGCTCCCGCCGTTCTCGATGTTGCGCGCCGCCCCGAAGAGGCGCCGCGGGGTCTGCATGGCGTTCGCATCGAGACCGCCGGACAGGGTCCGGCCACTGTCGCCGCGCACCGTGTTGTAGGCCCGGGCCAGACGAGTGATCGAGTCGAGCAGCAGGACGACGTCCTTGCCCTCGAGAACCGGCTGTAGGATCTGCTCGACCGCGGCCTCGGTGGTGCGGACGTGGTCCTTGGCGACCTGATCACTGCTGGCCGCGATGACCTCGGCGTGACAGCTGCGCCGGAAGTGGGTGACCTCCTCGGGCCGCTCGTCCACGAGCAGGGCGAAGACCATGGCCTCGGGATGGTTCACCTCGAGCGAGCGCGCGATCTCGAGCAACAGAGTCGTCTTGCCGGCCTTCGGGGGCGCCACGATCAGACAGCGCTGCCCCTTGCCCAGCGGCGCGAGCATGTCGATCACGCGCGGCGTCAGCGCGCCGTCCTCGCGCGAGAGATGCCACCGCTCCTCGGGGTCGATGCTCGTCGTCTTGTGGAGCTGGTCGAACAGCCGTTGCAACCGCTGCTGACCACTCCCCGACCCTCCCCGGCGCGAACGTTTGCTCCGCGCGGGCCCGGGCCGTCGGCGCCCTCCACCGGAACGGCGCTGACCGTTGGAGTTCTGCGGACGCTTCTTCGAAGAGGACTGGGTCGGTGGCACCATGTCGTCGTCGAGCGCCGCCGACGTGTGGTCGACCGGTCCCCGGCGGATTCCCGACTTCTTGCGACGGGACCGCTTCTTCTTGTTGCTGCCACCCGAGCGGGAATCGCCGCCCCCGTTGGGACCGGGAGACATGGCGCTCTCCGGATCCGCCGCATTGGACGACCGGCGTCCGCGACGCGCGGCACCACGCCGCGGGCGCGACTTGGAACTGGAATTGGACATAGACCTACTCGATCGTGAATACCTGCTCCGCCGTGCGGGGCATCGAGAGCGATCACGAGTGCTTCTTCGTTCCGGATCGACGGACCGGTTCCCCGGTGTCGGGAGACGAACGAGCGAAGGAGAAGCCGACGTGATCGATGCGCCGTCGTGGCGCGTCCTCGACCGCTTCCGGTTGGGATCCGTTCGGACGAACCGAATGAGATACTGTGGCCGGAACGATCGGACCCGCTGGTGGCCGGGGGTCGACTCGGGCGCGAACCCGGAGATGGTCGGGTTCGTCCCGCATGGGGCAGTCCCCGGTGCTGTGCCGCGGGATTCGAGAGCGTGGCGACCGAGTCGCCTCGCGCTAACTCAAAGACCTACAGCAACCGGCCGAATTTGGCAACGTCGCAAATCGCCGGCCCCACGAACCGGGAGGAACCCGTGCCCCAGCGATCCACACCGAACACCTTGCACGATCCGGACCAGCGCCGTCGGGGACGCGCCGTCCTACGCGATGCCGATCCCGCCCTGGGCGATCTCGTGGAGCGTTTCGGCGACGTGTGGCCGCGGCGCCGGGTGCCCGTCTTCGAGCGCCTGTGCCGCATCGTGATCGATCAGCAGCTCTCGGTGAAGGCGGCGGCCACCATCGCGGAGCGGCTCCGCCGCACGGCCGGTGGCCGGTTGCGGGCCGATCGGCTGCACGGCCTGGACGACGCCGCTCTGCGCGGGGCCGGCCTCAGCCGTCAGAAGACGGCGGCCCTGCGCGACCTCGTCGAGCACGTGCGGTCGGGTCGACTGCGAACCGATCAGCTCTGGCGTCTGCCCGACGACGAGATCACCGAACGCCTGGGAGCCGTCCGGGGGTTCGGGCCCTGGTCGGTCGAGATGTTCCTCCTGTTCGGGCTCGGACGGGCCGACGTCTGGGCCACCGGAGACCTCGGGCTGCGGCGCGCCGTCCAGGAACTCGACGGCCACGCGGCGGCGCCCCACGCGCCGGCCATGATCGCCCGGGCCGAGCGTTGGCGTCCCTGGCGAGGGCTGGCCAGTCTCTACCTGTGGGCGTCCCTGGAACCGGTCCTCTGGTCGGAGCCGGCCGCAGACAGGAATCGTTCGCTCTGATATCCTCCGCGGCTCCGGTCGCCACTCGCGCGACCACCTCCCTCGCGCCCATCGACGTCGACCGAGGAGCCGTGTCCGTGTCCCAGTGTGCGCACCGCCGCGTGGCGGTCCCCTCCCTCCGTGCTGCCCACCTGGCGGCGATCGTTCCCCTGCTGCTGTGGCTCACGGCCTGCGGGGGCGCCCCGGAGTCTGCGACGGACGAGTCCGGGCTGCCCGCACGGATCCGAGCCGACGCCGCGACGCTCCGCGAGGCGGCCCTGCGATCCGATGTGGGCTACGAGACCCTGGCGCGCCTGTGCGACGAGCACGGTCACCGGCTGAGCGGGAGCGAACGGCTGGAGCGGGCCATCGACTGGATGGCCGGCGAGCTCCGCTCGATGGGGTTCCAGAACGTACGCAAGGAACCCGTCCAGGTCCCCGTCTGGATCCGTGGTGACGAGAGCCTGACGCTGCTCGAGCCCATGGAACTCGAAGTGCCGATGCTCGGTCTGGGCATGAGCGTGGGAACGCCGTCCGGCGGCCTGACCGGCGAGGTCGTCGTGGTCGAGGACTTCGACGAACTCGAAGCGCTGAGCGTGTCCGACGTCAGCGGCCGGATCGTGCTCTTCGACGCACCCTACCGCGGCTACGGGCGGACCGTCCCGTACCGCACCCAGGGCGCGATCGCCGCCGCGCAGCGCGGGGCCGTCGCCGCGCTGGTCCGTTCGATCGGCCCACCGGGACTCCGCACTCCGCACACCGGAACCATGCGCTACCGCGACGACACGCCGCGCATTCCGGCCGCGGCGATCGCGACCGAGGACTCGGACATGATCGCCCGCCTGGCCGACTCCGGGAACCGGGTCGTCGTCCGCCTGCAGATGTCCGCGCGCAACGAACCCGACGGCTTGTCGCACAATCTGGTCGCCGAGGTGGTCGGGCGCGAGACACCCGAAGAGGTGGTCGTCATCGGCGGCCACCTCGACAGCTGGGACGTGGGCACCGGGGCCCAGGACGACGGGGTGGGGTGTCTGATCGCCGTCGACGCCGCGCGGCTCATGCTCGAGACCGGTCTGATCCCCCGTCGCACGGTGCGGATCGTCCTGTGGACCAATGAGGAGAACGGCCTCCGGGGCGCGCGCGCCTATCGCGACGCCCACACCGACGAACTCGACCGGCACGTCGCCGCCATCGAGTCCGACAGCGGGAACGGCCTGGTGCAGGGTTTCCGTTTCGACTTCCGTCCTGCGGTCATGGGCTTCGATTCGGCCGAGGACGGCGGTGAGGCCTTCGAAGCCGGCCGGGATCGCATGATGGCCGTGACCCGGGACATCGCCGATCTGCTCGCCACGACCGGTGCCGACTCGGTCTTCGCCGCCGGTTCCGGTGCCGACGTTGGCCCACTGGCGGCACGCGGCGTTCCCGCCCTCGGTCTGCACCACGACACCAGCGAGTACTTCGTGATCCACCACACCGAGGCCGACACCTTCGACAAGATCGACCTCACGGACATGCAGAAGAACACCGCGGCGATGGCGGTCATGGCCTATGTCCTGGCCGAAATGGAGGGGACGCTGCGTCCCTGATCCGACGCGCCGCAGCGAAGGGCAACCGTGCGAACCCTTCGCTGCGATCGCGCCCGCCCGCGACGGAGTCGCGGGAACGGCTCAGTCCGCGTGGAGGATCACCACACGCACGTGACCGTCGAGCTCGGCGCGCAGGTCCGACCTCTGGACGAAGTCGATCTCGACCTGCTCACGGGGCAACTGCATGGCGTCGGCGAGGAAGTGCGCCACGGCGGTGGACCTCTTCTCGGCCAGAGCGAGCTCCTCGGCCTCGACCTCGACCCTCACCGGCGAGTACGGATGGGCACGGACCACGTCCGCGGCATGCGTGAGCCAATCCTCGCCACCGATCCGCAGGCGCGATTCGTGCCGCTGGAACAGTTCGCCCCCGCTGAACTCGAGCACCAGATCGTCCCCACGCGGATAGCGCAGGGCCGGTACGCGGAAACTCACACCTGCATGGTTGTAGGTGTTGGTGCCCTCGTCCTTCTGGGTGAAGACGTAGCTGTAGGGGTAACCGGGGCGAAGCATGCTGCCGTCGTCGCCGAAACCGTCCCACACGAGTTCGTCGGGAACGTCGTCGCCGCCCTCGAAGGTCCGGAAGGGTGCCCCGCGGAAGTCGGTGATCACCAGCTTCCATTCCTCGAGGTCGTGACCCGGTTCGGGCTCGGGGTAGAAACGGGCCACGGGCGTGCTCACGACCTCGGGCAGCCAGTAGTGCGGCGTCTGGTCGCTGGCGAGGTCCTCGATGTTGTTCAGATGCGGCTTGAGGCCGCTCACCGGGCTCATCTCCAGCGCCGCCTCGTCGGCCTCGCTCAGGAACGAGTCGATCATCGCGGCACTGAGTTCGAACTCGTAGCCCTGCTTCTCGACGTCCTGCCGGACCTCGTTCTGGGCCTCGACCACGACGTCGTCGAGCACCGCACCCGACTCGCCCTCCGCCGTGAAGGTCTCACCGGATTCCCCGGCCTCGACGGTCTCCTGCGCGTAGGCGAACGGACCGGACAACAGCAGGATCACCACAAGCAGACGGCCGAACATGATCGTCCTCACTTCAGACGGAACACGAAGGTGATCACGCCCCACTGCTCGACCTGGGCCGCGCCCGCGTCGAGGGGAGCGAATCGGAATTCCTCGATGGCCGACAGTGCGGC
Coding sequences within it:
- a CDS encoding electron transfer flavoprotein subunit alpha/FixB family protein, with protein sequence MSNDVLVIGEHRDGALKGISKEAMTAARSVANDLGGQVVSVLLGDDTAGMADDLAGCGGAKMLRVHDAKLAQYTPEAYVGSLKQVIADVQPKVVLVGHSYQAIDFFPRLAAAHDGALVPDVTGIAVESGKPVFIRKVINGKLDARTVPAGDDMIFCSVQQGAFPVQPADGPASIEDFSVDLTDVTTRNVVEVKAAEAGEVDLTAADIIVAGGRGVGDPDKFEVVFDLAEALGGAVGASRPPCDSEWVEHERQIGSSGQVVAPKLYIALGISGAIQHLVGMRGAGCVVAINKDPNAAIFQEAAYGIVGDLHEVVPALIEAVNEAKN
- a CDS encoding electron transfer flavoprotein subunit beta/FixA family protein — encoded protein: MKILVCVKQVPEKDARLRLASGDEWIVEDGLAYAISECDRYAIEAALRLKESGEGEVVVLSLGGERASKGVKEALAMGCDRAIHVQSDDLARADALTISKALAAAAKDESFDVIFTGQQSDDLSYNAVGPMLAERLGMHHVQIVLEIEATAGGLKVTHELDNNLVETVEVPTPVVLGVQSGINDVRYASLKGIMQAGAKPQKKMSLADLGLDESDLTPKVSIESVGFPVKSSQATMIEGEPKEAAKMLVEKLIQEAKVL
- the aceE gene encoding pyruvate dehydrogenase (acetyl-transferring), homodimeric type, translated to MVFDQFKQHLPDIDPGETQEWLEALESVVRASGSQRAQFLLYKVLKQARLLNVGLPQTVTTRPINTISPEQEPWFPGDEDMERRIRRLIRWNAAVMVTRANERNPGLGGHISTYASSASLYEVGFNHFFRGKDWPGGIGDAVYVQGHGAPGVYARAFLEGRLSESQLENFRMESKGGGLSSYPHPRLMPDFWEYPTVSMGLGPINAVYHARFLRYLHNRGLADTSDARVWCYLGDGETDEPESLAALTLASREGLDNLVFVINCNLQRLDGPVRGNGQIVQELEARFRGAGWNVVKVLLGREWDDLLARDPEGLLVERMRNVLDGDWQRMAVEGGATIREEFFGADPRLKKVVEHLSDDQLERLRMGGHDYRKLYSAYWYACEHRNEPTVILARTVKGWTLGEGFEARNVTHQMKKLGEDELKVFRDRLELPITDEQIENAPYYHPGDDSPEVQYLHDHRRNLGGALPERRKRNWRVELPSDDLYAEFRKGTGPKVPVSTTMAFVRLLRAMMKDDALGDRIVPIIPDEARTFGMESLFREFKIYAANGQQYKPVDWNVLLSYTEGQDGQILEEGITEAGSMASFTAAATSYATTGEPMVPFYIFYSMFGFQRVGDSIWSLADSRGRGFLLGATYGRTTLNGEGLQHQDGHSLLTATTVPNCLAYDPAFHFETATIVREGLRRMYQNDEDVFYYLTLYNENYEMPDMPEGVEDGILKGLYRFRPSPLDDDDAPRAHLLGSGVILQQVLEAQRILAEDYGVAATVWSAPSFSELRRDALTVERANRLSPDREPQVPYVTSCFADEATGTPVVAATDSMKSVADQVARWIPLPFTALGTDGFGRSDTRENLRRFFENDTANVVYATLIELARVDRVPLEIALKARDRFEIDPDRPDPAHTDEVRPREPASSNAGARKKKSGSSRGKRKTTSKG
- the rho gene encoding transcription termination factor Rho gives rise to the protein MSPGPNGGGDSRSGGSNKKKRSRRKKSGIRRGPVDHTSAALDDDMVPPTQSSSKKRPQNSNGQRRSGGGRRRPGPARSKRSRRGGSGSGQQRLQRLFDQLHKTTSIDPEERWHLSREDGALTPRVIDMLAPLGKGQRCLIVAPPKAGKTTLLLEIARSLEVNHPEAMVFALLVDERPEEVTHFRRSCHAEVIAASSDQVAKDHVRTTEAAVEQILQPVLEGKDVVLLLDSITRLARAYNTVRGDSGRTLSGGLDANAMQTPRRLFGAARNIENGGSLTILGTALVDTGSRMDEVIFQEFKGTGNTEIVLSRQLFEKRIFPALDIAKSGTRKEEKLYDLETLELIHKVRRVLSSMPPDRAMEGLLKLLAKHATNQELLHALPRT
- a CDS encoding DNA-3-methyladenine glycosylase 2 family protein encodes the protein MPQRSTPNTLHDPDQRRRGRAVLRDADPALGDLVERFGDVWPRRRVPVFERLCRIVIDQQLSVKAAATIAERLRRTAGGRLRADRLHGLDDAALRGAGLSRQKTAALRDLVEHVRSGRLRTDQLWRLPDDEITERLGAVRGFGPWSVEMFLLFGLGRADVWATGDLGLRRAVQELDGHAAAPHAPAMIARAERWRPWRGLASLYLWASLEPVLWSEPAADRNRSL
- a CDS encoding M20/M25/M40 family metallo-hydrolase; protein product: MSVSQCAHRRVAVPSLRAAHLAAIVPLLLWLTACGGAPESATDESGLPARIRADAATLREAALRSDVGYETLARLCDEHGHRLSGSERLERAIDWMAGELRSMGFQNVRKEPVQVPVWIRGDESLTLLEPMELEVPMLGLGMSVGTPSGGLTGEVVVVEDFDELEALSVSDVSGRIVLFDAPYRGYGRTVPYRTQGAIAAAQRGAVAALVRSIGPPGLRTPHTGTMRYRDDTPRIPAAAIATEDSDMIARLADSGNRVVVRLQMSARNEPDGLSHNLVAEVVGRETPEEVVVIGGHLDSWDVGTGAQDDGVGCLIAVDAARLMLETGLIPRRTVRIVLWTNEENGLRGARAYRDAHTDELDRHVAAIESDSGNGLVQGFRFDFRPAVMGFDSAEDGGEAFEAGRDRMMAVTRDIADLLATTGADSVFAAGSGADVGPLAARGVPALGLHHDTSEYFVIHHTEADTFDKIDLTDMQKNTAAMAVMAYVLAEMEGTLRP